The genomic DNA TATGGTATGTGTCTCTGGGTCAGACACTTGGCAAACATTCAAAGAGGAAGATGCGCAATGAAAATTACATATTTTCCGcgtataattattttgttttaattgcagcTACTCGCACCAAGAATAGAACGTAGCAATTTGGACAACGTGTGATCATCGCCGCACATGAAGAGCCATTTCCGCCGGAGGTTATCCCAAGACCTGCACCCGCATCCCGTGCCGAAAAAGATTGCCTTGAGTCACTCGGCAAATCTGCGTGCGCGGGTCGCACTGCGACTGCAGAATCTTATCTAACGAAAGATTTGGTATATCATCAAAAATAAATGGGATAGGGGATTGTGTGGGTCTTATCATTGCAGAGGGGTGTTGATTTATCATACCCAAGCTGTGACATCATTGGGCCCTACAACGGAGAGTGTTCTAGGAAGATCCAAAGACCATATTCGCACTATGTACAAAtgaatgtacaaatgtatgtatgtaaatatgtacacaggTATCTTTCCATGACTGGCCAGAAAATGCCTGAAGCAGAATGAAGTTCGTTGTGAAATGGTAATTAACTATTCATTATCATATTATATTTAGTTTGATGGAGGAGTGGTGCGGGCAAGCAGACGACGAGGTGAATATAAATATCATTTtatggaaaaacaacaaacagcattGGGTATTTGCGTTAACAGTGCGAAATGATTAACGCGATAACCTCCGCAGGCCCCAACCACAAGTGccaaaagagagggagagagcagaaaTCGTTGGGAGAGAGTGAGTAAGAGGGGAGTCatatggagagagagagagagagagagagagaggcgaggCGCCGCActgtgttaatttttgttgccattttgcagcttgactttttgcacacacacacacacaggcagccaggcaggccccaatccaacacacacacacacacacacacacagttggGTGTTCGTTCTTCTCTCCTACAGAGCTTCTCTGGCGCTCTggggctctcgctctcttgatCTTTGATCACGTTTCCCGCACACGACGGCACCCAGTCGGCCACTCGGCACAACGTTCACGTGATAACCATGTGCTCTGGCCTGCTTCGTCTTTATTTACGGTAcgattgtgtgtgtctgtgtgtgtgcgagtgtgagtggcTGGCTTGTTGGAGGCGACTGATGTTCGGGTCGGTGCAAAAACGAGTCACAAAATGATATTGCTGATTTTCTGCGAACGGAGTCGAATGAATTGAATacctgcctgcccgcccggCTGCCCGGCTGCCCCCTCTCCGCTGACGTAAGGCACCAGCCCCACCGGGTGGAGCAATTTCATCATTTGGGACCGCTTCCTCCTAAccttaaaacaaacaaaggcaaaactgTCGACTCACATTGAGTCGCCCGATAATCACGCATTTCTCACTCCGCCGACTCGGCCGCTGAGATTTCAGCGACATAATTCGCGGCTGCCGATGGTGTCTGGGAGTCCCGCGAAATGGTAACTGTTCTTACTGATAGCACTGGGAATTTAAAGCGCCTTTTATTACGCTTCTCTGATAAGATCTCTCTGATTTCGCATAAATAACTCCTCCCAAATGGCTTCTTAATGGGTTTATTTCATTATCTCAAGCTCTCTTGGAAAGAAGCTCAGTTTAGGGGTTTTTGGTCGAAATTCCAGTGCACGTGTCCGGGTAATGGTATCGGCTTACAGTGGAATCTACACCATGCCAGGGGCTGAAGCTCGTATGCAAATTGTGTTGCCGAGACTCAAATACACTCGGTTTCTTGTCAGACGACTACTctgcatacatttatacatatatttctttgtttgtgtgtatatatgtatagcaCTGCCCTTGTTCATATCTCGTGCTTGAAACAAATAGAAAAAGCTTTATTCAAATTCCGCTTATCAAGTGTTTTGCGCCATGTTCCCGCTTCCGTTTCGCCTTCCCTAGCATTCTGCTGGCCGAGTTCGAAGCTATAAAATGTGCACGGCATTCAGTTATGGCCAGAGATACGCCTAAACTGGGGATTAAGTGATTGCAGTAATTGATTTGCCAGCTTGGATCAGTGAGTTTGTGATCCCCATGTCTGTGTTGGGGGAGATTACATTGTACATTACTGTAAACTGCATACACTAAAAGTGAACATCTTAAAGTAACCTGACCCATTTGTCCCTTTGCATGACCAACTTTACTGCGGCGCATAAAACGAATGCCatgcagcaaattgaaattgtgtgATAGATGGCGCCGTGAACTTAATCAGAAATATATATGTCAATCAGATAGTATTTGTCGGCAGATAAGTTAATTGGCATATTTCGTGTCCGTCAATCCACGTTAAAACATCTTAAACAAAACTACTTGTTTTGATAGATTTGAATTTCGAGCTCCATTTGAATTTAGCGCGCATAGTGTGACCATCTTGTGCCATGAGGCTGCCAGACGGGTGTATGAACTTCGCTGGAATTTTTTGTGACGCATTTACctgttgtcgacaccttaGTTTTTGATACAAATTTCTCAGCATGAAAGCTCCCTTGGTTTGTTAAGGGAGTTTTGAAAGCTCTTTTCCTCTGCGAAGGGTATTTGAAAAACTAATGAGAACaacaatatataaaataaaatgcttatgtacatatattaatatttgaccatagaaaatatatagaaatctCGGAAGTCACCTTGAGGAGCAATCTTTTGCTGTTCCTACTTTCTGGGGCAGCCTTCCGTAGCCTTTCCACCTACACCTACAAATTAATCCATTAAATGACATTTCACTACTATACAATTTGTTAAACTCTTTTTGCTCAAGTTATAAGAACAATTCCAATGCAACACCTTGCATGCCCTCATCAACcacaaccatcgatagtaaCACTCATCAACAAATATCGCCAGATAACACCGAACCATGAAGTAACTATATAGGGAGGTACCGTCGGGCCCGTTTGTCACTTATTTATGCTGTTGgtgagtgcgagtgaaagggttcTGCGCAGTAAGTGTgagcgaaacgaaacaagaAAAGGAGTATAagctatttatttaaatttgattttggagCTAGtcgttatttttgttgtttatttaattttttaataggctcttatttttaaaaatattcaaatttcattGCTGCAAAAATCGTAAAATCATTTTCTGCGCGCAAGCATATGCGGTTAATAtggataaaaaacaaaactaaaaaattcGTCCTAACCTTTCGCTTCAACATGAACATTTAGTGACCGAACACACCCGAACGCCACGCGACcggacctccttatatagttacTTCATGCACCGAACACACTCttttcaagaaaatatcgacagaaACATCATCAATGTGGATTCATCGTTCATCGTCCatccaaacacaaaaaaaagaaaaacaaattaatttttgaatcAAATCACCAACGTAAACACGGAAAGCTCGTCTGCAGTCGTAAGTTTATCACCGCGATCGATTCTGTCTTTAAACTATTATACTTTTAAAcaagtaaatacatacaatttcaaagcatgcacacgcacataaaaatgttctCGAGAGGCACGTTCAAGAATCTCTTTGTCGTGTCGTTGGGCACAAACGAaatttttatcaatttacgAATTAAAACCCgtctgcagccagcagccgcaaaTACACAGGGTACAAAGTTCGTTTCGTGTGCATtagcctgtgcctgtgtctgtgtgggtgtcggTTGTTGTCTGTGTCTCTCAAACATGAATACGAAAATGCATGAACGAAAATATTTAGCAGGCCGATACGAGTATACCCTTACCGTGTTGGCGATCAGTAAGAGTTAATTGAACTGgcttgaaaattgaaattagtGATTGGTTCTGTTTGTGTTCTAATACTTGAGCTGCCTCGTTGCGAACGTAAGACTATAGATGTGCAAAATGTACGCAGGGATAATTCTGTCTTTCCTAGTGCATTACAAAATTAGAATACCTTCCGCAAGGGTATTCTGactacacatacacatcatAAACGAATTATAATGCAAATCTGAACGTGCCTGTTTTTACAGTTTCTGTCCAACAGCTTCTTGTGCAAGTCGTCCACACGccgatctgatctgatccCCCTCTCAATCTACGGCCATGGCTGCGCACTTCTTTCGCACTGCATTTTACGCAACTGCAGCGAAAAAATCGATAAGTCTACCGTTCGCTGCCGGCCGGACAGCCGCAACACTAGCCGTGGGCCTGTCCTTTGGTggtaaatgtttaaatgtagTAGAATTGCGCTGCTCTATCTGAAAATGAAACCATTCAACTCACGTTTATTTATACctacacatatttatttgtctcTGTACCCATCCCGATCCGCCATTCGCCTCATGCACAGCACAAAATAGCCGCAGCGCTGGCGCTATCCCGTACGAGAATGTCTACGCAGATAATTTCTTCAGTGGGTGCGGGGGCGCCGTATCCACCGGCAGCAAGGGCCTGCTGCGTCCAATGGCCGAGTACCGGGAGATCCAAAGGCCGCTATGTCGCAATTTCTCGAGCTTGAGCACCGGCGGGCCGCAGGTGGCACATGTAAGCATTACCACTACATATtccattatttattgttgcatcttgttggcttttaattgaacCTTAACCTGTAACCTGTAATGGGCCCTCACTCCGCTTTCCTATTAACGTTCTTCTATCTTCTAATTGGGTGTGGGTTCTTTCAGTTCGCTTGTGTTctcttcttttcctttttgaatTTGCATGCTTGAAATGATTTACTCTGTACTTTGCACCCGGCATAtgactgctctctctctctctttctatgtctctctttttctgaTTTGTTATACCGATTAGGcgctatatatttttttagaaatatattttattggttttttaattgcctgcAATTTGTGGGGAGACCCATTTAACGCTTGAGGTAGCCAGAAAATTATTGGCATTGGAGTATTTTGATTGCTAGCTCCGAGACGAAATGGTCTGCTGGATGCCATATCCTTGGCAATACTCTTGGAACCACCCTCGCCGGGCAAGCTTCGATCAAACACGCTCAATTGgggccagcaacagcagtggcagctttTTCCATGATATACACACATCATAATGGCGCTCAATGCCAAGCTTTCGCCCAGAGCCCCCCAAAACGTATGGCACTCTCATGAGTTCCAAGCCACACGCTGATTGTACCTGTCACTCCATGCACGCAGGGGTATATTGGGttcaacatacatatgcacatcaATACTAGAAGAAGTCTTAAAGAATAGACTAATTTGTGCGGAGGCTCCAATGAAAAGATCTGAGAGCAATTTATATGTTCTATTTCTCGCTTGGGTATTTCCTATTCGAGCCACTCTACATTACCCTTTCCAGTGCCGCAATGTAATTCAAGCCGACGCCACATACTATTCTGATCCCTATTATACATaaagaaatacatacagatgtacacaCGGACTCTCCCTCACACACAAGCACGAATAACTATTTTCCATTGGAAGTAAGCTCAGCTGAATGCCACAAAGCTATGCCACGATCGTCCCACTAGATATATCGTACCATTTAGTCCGTCGTTGCACCTGCTGCCCTGGTCATCTTTGGTTCCATAATGGATTTCCTAATTGGAATTACTTTGCTGGTCGTATTGGTGGTCGTATTACTTAAGGTCTATCGACGTCTGAAACGTGTGAGTGGGGCCGTGAACCAAAAGTTCAAGTTCAAAATGTCAAACTAAAGTGAAAGTACCTCGCTCGTTCTGTCCACCTCTCTGCGCTCCAATTCTCTGGCCGATTGCtgtataaattatttgatACTCTTCTTTGTTGGTTCGTTTCATTAATCTAAAAATGCAACTCCTTATCGTTGGGTTTGCCTGGCTATCTGCGAATACAGGTGCTATCAGTTGGTTTTAAGGTCTTAGCCACAGAAGAAAAAGAACCCTGAGTCGAAAACTTAGGCAAACCCGCTGCTCCCCCGTTCATTTAGAATTCAGCATTAGCGGATAATTGACGCTTGACaacgctccagcagctcctgaTAATAAAACTCGGTAATAATCGTTAATACTGATATGACACGGTGAATGGAAAGATAATTATCGGGCGCATCGTAAATTACAAAAATCCCATTATTGGATATTAATAATTGTATTCAAGTGAATCAGTCAGTGTTGAAGTCTTTCTGTCCTTTAGCTATATGACATCTAATCTTTCCCCTCCCCAGTAACCGCtaaaatttctataaatacaAGTCAACACCTGCGATTTATCAAGAACTAGCCCTTATCATCACGTGTACAGTGGCAAAATCAAGGTCAGCCTTGCTAGCAGcggaaaaagcaaagcattATCAAGTGTTCCCGAAATTTGCATGGATATATTGCCCAATCCAACTACAATTTTAATCTCTCGCTGAGACTCGAACCGATCAGGCCATACTGTCCACTTGAAACTTATATTTCCTATCTAATCGGACCTTACTTGAACCCACAACTGGACCTATCCAAACTAAATAGATTACCCCATAACATAACACCCACTATCGATAGAGTCTAGACCTGCGTGCATTCAAAGAGATCATAAAGTACCATGCACAGAAGCTCAACAGACATATCGGTATTTATTCTGTGACTAATCCGAAAATTTTCCATTCAGAATTCCATGCGACTGAAAAAATGTATCCGACTAATTCACTATTTATTCCGTGTTTTTTTTAGAGCGCCATGGCACCGTTGAAGAATCGTCGGTATATATCGTCGCAAGATATTACCAAAAACATGACTCTTTACACTAGCAACAAGGCGAATGTAGATGTGGATCCTAAGACGCTGGAGTTTAAGAACCCGACTGGCAATCCTCTGGTCCTGATGATGGCCTGGCTGATGGCTAAGCAGAAACATCTGAAGAAATACGCCCAGATCTATACGGAAATGGGCTTCGATGTGATGGTGGTGCATATTACGCCCTGGCAGCTGCTCTGGCCCGTTAAGGGAACCCAGGTAAGGAATTCTATGGCCATGCCAATGTCAATTGCCACCTGTGCCAACAATCACAATTAGCTGCTCAATCATTACCTATTTTAGGTGGTGGCCGCCGAGACTCTGAAGTTTCTTGAGAACAACGAATCGTATGGACCGATCGTCATGCATGGCTTCTCCGTTGGAGCGTATCAGTTGGGCGAGATAATGTTGCAGATGTCTCGTGATATGGATCGTTATGGCAGTATACTGGAGCGCTTCGTTTGCCAGATTTGGGACAGTGCTGCGGACATTACCGAGATTCCAGTAGGCGTGCCCAAGTCCATCTTCCCCAAGAACGAACGCATGCAGACCGCCCTGAGGAACTACACCCTTTACCATATGAAGACATTCCACAACCAGGCCACCATTCATTATATGCGCTCCAGCCAAATGTTCCACTCCACCCTGCTCAAGGCCCCGGCGCTGTTCTTCGTCTCTGACAACGATCCGATCGGCCCACCCTCGTCGAATCAAGCTGTCCGCGAGAATTGGGAGAGGGCCAACGTGAAGGTCACTTTCAAGTGCTGGGAACGCTCCCAGCACGCAGCCCACTTCATGAAGCATAGGGATGAGTATCTGCAGACTTTGTTCAACCACCTGGAGGTCTGTGGCGTACTCGAGGCCATTGGCGTCCCCAAGCGCGCCAAGTTGTAAGCCTCTGAAGGCTGACGAATCGGTGATATACATTTAAAGAGATATTCAACAATCAATGCGATTATGATTTTACTTTAGTTTCTAAGATTTAActtttaacaaacaaaaaaattgtccTGAATCCCGatctttaaaaatatatttggcTGCGAGCCGCAATGCTATCAAAAACCGTAACGAAAACGGATAATGTAGTCTAAGAGATGGATATCGTATtgtaacgaaacgaaactgaaaattTATTCTCTGTATTGTTATCCTTTGAGATCGCCGCAAACGGctaaataaagtaaattaacagataaaaatacatatgcaagCAATAGAAAAAACAGATAAAAAAGGATTAATATCTTACGCTGCGGACAGGATTCGAACCTGTGCGGGTAGAACCCAATGGATTTCAAGTCCATCTCCTTAACCACTCGGACACCGCAGCACACTTTATGCTGGTGTCAAATGCACCACTTGGAAGGCACCCAAAAGCGCCTCCTGTGAGGAAAGTTTGGCAAAACCGCCAACTAAGAACGGCGGAGAATTTCTAAACTACCGTGAACTAGTTCTGGATGCGGTTCTAGTTAGACGCAGTGATCTGGCTCGTACCAGGGCTGACACACAAGTAGTTTTTGATGTAACCCTGAATTAAGCCCtacttaaatattatatattttgattacaTTTGATGTATTTTAATAAAAGTAATCTTTTTGATCCACTTCTGAGTATGTGGCAAGCTCTGGCTAAAAAATCTGCAAGAACATCCCACAGGTAGCGTATTAGTGCACCCAAGGTCAACAAGCGATTCTGGCACGCCATTATATATCAGCTGCGGTGTCCGAGTGGTTAAGGAGATGGACTTGAAATCCATTGGGTTCTACCCGCACAGGTTCGAATCCTGTCCGCAGCgttaattatttgatttttttgacACCACTTTATctatattttgtaatttcactttcttttaTTAAACGACCTCAATCAAATCATTCAGTAGCTTCGGAATGAGTTCGGGTTTGTTGGCTTGTAGTGTGTTATGTATTTGTACGTCTGCTACAAAAAtagtttgcattttgatttatctTTACAACTATGGTTTATATTTAATAAGAAGAACCTTAATACAAAACGTCTGTATTAAAAGAAGTTATAACCTAAAACTATCCACATTCGCCCCTGAACACTGTTCACTGCTTGCCCGGTGGTCGGTAGACGCCCACGACGACAGCGTGATCACGTTCGTATGGCTCCAGCGTGAGCTGTTCCTGTGGCTTCAGTTTGTCCGCCTGCATCTTCTTGACCTCGGCGGCAAACACCGCTTCGGGTTGCGCCGTTGAGTCAATGCAGGATGCCTTAATTGAGATGACAAAGTGTCCTCCGTTCTTAAGGAAGTGCTGTGCGTTCAGGGCCACAATACGGCCCTGATCGGGCTGGGCAACGTCGGCGAATATGGTGTCGACCATGCCCACCAGCATGCGGTATTTGTGGGGATGGCGAGCGTCTTCGATGATGGGTATGATATTGGTGCGTTTCTTGGCCACATTGATCAGATCGCGACCCGAGCGATGTGAGAACTCCACGGCATAGACGAGACCCTCCGGTCCCACTATGTCAGATACATGGGAAACTGTGGTGCCAGAGGCAGCGCCCAGGTATAGGACCTTCGAGCCGGGAGGCATGTGAATTTTCTCCACGCCACCCAgcacggcagcagccaacTTGGAGCGGAAGGGATTCCACACACGGTACTCGATCTTCTCGCCATTGGTCTGTGAAGGAAGCaagaaacttgtgtgaaatgCTGCACATAGATGGATATTTATAAACTGAGGATGCTGAGAGATTTTGCCTCAGTTGTGCATTGTTCTAAGCAACCAAAGCGCACCTGAAGCTGCTTCACGTGCACCTGAAGTGCACACAGCTCCCGGTGAACGCAATGGACGCTCATGGCCACATAATGCCATGTTCTGTACCCCTgcacaacatcatcatcagctgcaATAAGGGAGTGGAGGAATTGTGTTGTCAAAACAAACCTCGACAGAAATGCGCTTCTCTCCGTAGACTTCAGATCCAGGTACAAAGTTGCGGGTGACTAGAGCATCCTCCTTGCCGCGTGCAATGAAGACTCCTTCGTGACGATGTGGCTCGATTGTGACTGTTTTGCCACCCTTGAAGCCACCGGCTCCGCCGCCACGACCACCGCCTCCGCGTCCACCGCCACCGCGACCACGATCGCCACCGCCGCGTCCGCCAAAGCCTCCACGACCACGGCCGCCACCGCGATCACCACCGCCGCGTCCACCAAAGCCTCCGCgtccaccgccaccaccacgtCCACCGAAACCGCCGCCACCGCGgtcgccgccaccgcctccacggCCACGGAATCCTCCGCCACCTCCACGTCCctcgccgccaccaccgccgcgtCCTCGGAAGCCTCCGCCACCTCCACGGCCTTCACCGCCACCGCGTGGACTAAAACctgcacaaaaacacaagtaAAACTCATTTCATCAAGATGCACACTCTTTAGGAGGTTAAGTTCTATGATTTTTCTCAGTTTCAAAGAATGCCTTCATTGGCTAATGGCATTATTCGCAATCCTCACCTGGTTTTCCCATATTGAACTGCTGTAGttttactttttaatacaaCTTGACCGAAAAAATTGAATCTTCGGAAGAACACGCGGCCAGCAAAACGCTGTACCAacacaagaaagaaaacacGTGTGCtcgccagtgtgaccgcgaaatataccataaaaaatataccaaaatataccttctgaaattaaaatataccataaatataccgtagtcttaaatcatattcctcgattttgatgttctatttgatataacttgcttgcaaagacttttaacagtgaaacaataatttaatccgattgaagaatcaattttgctaattataaatactcctttttattggattgcatACCTTATAACCttatattttgcaaatttgtatttgagtTTTTCATTCACTTCAGAGAGCATTCTTTCACAAGAAAGCGGACAATAATACGGACAATAAAATCGATAAAAGTCCGCCATATATCAAATCTTATAACTATCGAACAGAGAATAATGTTGAGTAGGAATGCCACCCTTTTGGCAATACGGTCGCATTTTTAACAATGTTGCCACATCGAGCACAAAagattacatacatatatgttaaATTTACATTGTAAATAAACTACTTCCGTTATGATTTTGATATTTAGGtgttaattaacta from Drosophila subobscura isolate 14011-0131.10 chromosome E, UCBerk_Dsub_1.0, whole genome shotgun sequence includes the following:
- the LOC117890889 gene encoding transmembrane protein 53 isoform X2, giving the protein MDFLIGITLLVVLVVVLLKVYRRLKRSAMAPLKNRRYISSQDITKNMTLYTSNKANVDVDPKTLEFKNPTGNPLVLMMAWLMAKQKHLKKYAQIYTEMGFDVMVVHITPWQLLWPVKGTQVVAAETLKFLENNESYGPIVMHGFSVGAYQLGEIMLQMSRDMDRYGSILERFVCQIWDSAADITEIPVGVPKSIFPKNERMQTALRNYTLYHMKTFHNQATIHYMRSSQMFHSTLLKAPALFFVSDNDPIGPPSSNQAVRENWERANVKVTFKCWERSQHAAHFMKHRDEYLQTLFNHLEVCGVLEAIGVPKRAKL
- the LOC117890889 gene encoding uncharacterized protein LOC117890889 isoform X1, encoding MAAHFFRTAFYATAAKKSISLPFAAGRTAATLAVGLSFGAQNSRSAGAIPYENVYADNFFSGCGGAVSTGSKGLLRPMAEYREIQRPLCRNFSSLSTGGPQVAHSAMAPLKNRRYISSQDITKNMTLYTSNKANVDVDPKTLEFKNPTGNPLVLMMAWLMAKQKHLKKYAQIYTEMGFDVMVVHITPWQLLWPVKGTQVVAAETLKFLENNESYGPIVMHGFSVGAYQLGEIMLQMSRDMDRYGSILERFVCQIWDSAADITEIPVGVPKSIFPKNERMQTALRNYTLYHMKTFHNQATIHYMRSSQMFHSTLLKAPALFFVSDNDPIGPPSSNQAVRENWERANVKVTFKCWERSQHAAHFMKHRDEYLQTLFNHLEVCGVLEAIGVPKRAKL
- the LOC117890092 gene encoding rRNA 2'-O-methyltransferase fibrillarin, whose product is MGKPGFSPRGGGEGRGGGGGFRGRGGGGGEGRGGGGGFRGRGGGGGDRGGGGFGGRGGGGGRGGFGGRGGGDRGGGRGRGGFGGRGGGDRGRGGGGRGGGGRGGGAGGFKGGKTVTIEPHRHEGVFIARGKEDALVTRNFVPGSEVYGEKRISVETNGEKIEYRVWNPFRSKLAAAVLGGVEKIHMPPGSKVLYLGAASGTTVSHVSDIVGPEGLVYAVEFSHRSGRDLINVAKKRTNIIPIIEDARHPHKYRMLVGMVDTIFADVAQPDQGRIVALNAQHFLKNGGHFVISIKASCIDSTAQPEAVFAAEVKKMQADKLKPQEQLTLEPYERDHAVVVGVYRPPGKQ